In Pirellulales bacterium, the genomic stretch ACGCGTAAATCATTGGAATAAGCGTGCATCGAAAATCCTCCTTTTGGGATTCTACGCCCGGCACGCACATTTGGTCAAAAAAAACAAAGATGCTAGCAAAGGATTTCCGCCAGTTGTTAGCTAGCTAAAAAGCGCTCTAGATGAACTGAAATAGGGTTGAGAAGATTGCTTACGTGTTTTTTCATATCGATAATATCATCATCAGTGAGCCTTTTGTTGCTAATGGATATGAGGTCAATCCTGCGATATTCTTCATTGAAAAATATGCGAGCGATAATTCCCGCATAGCATTCGCGCAACCCATTTGTATTATTATTTATTGAGTACATCGAATATCCTTGCTGGCTCAAATGTGACAATGCATTTCTATGGTTGCTATATACGCTAATCGCACAGGAGATAGGAAGTAAAATAATTGCGCAAATTGCAAATGCAATTAAGGCGTGCCACAAACTAAAACGCATCTGAAGTTTCATGTTAAGTGGTGATAGAAAAAGGCAAGCAATTCAGGCAATTCTCTAATCTATCCAGTTAAGAATGGGTTACGCCATCCAAAGGGGGGCAGGTGATTGTGTCATTAAAGGAACAGTTTTTGTAGGTTGGGGCCAGCCGCCATAAATATAATGACGGGTCAAATAACGAGGCCGGCGCAGTCCCAACAACTATGGCTCTATATATTCGACTACCAATGAACAACGGGTGGGACGGCGCAGGCAACCAAATCTTGACGTTTGCAAAACGTATTGTCTGCTGGTCCCACCCTTCAATTTTGCCTTTCCTCCTAGTTCACATCCCCGCCCCCCAGCTTTTCCTCGACCTGGTCCGCTTGCCAGGCGATCGCGCTCAGGGTTTGGCTGATGGCCAGGGGATTCAATAATTCCTCCAGCAAATTCGCCTGGATGGCCAGGGCCTCGCCGGTCCCCTGCGGCACCACGGCAAACGCCCCATAGACCATCTTGGTGTTAAACCGCAAGAGCGTCAGGGCGTTCTTTTCGCTCACTGGCCCACAGATCGAAAGAAAGCTCACCAGTTTATTTCCCGCTTCGTCCTGACGGTCAAAGCGGACCGCCACTTTTTGCTTGCGCAAGGTGCCAATGGGGACGGTGATTAACAGTTGGTCCGGCTCGTCGGCGATTTGATAATTGGCCGCGGTCGCCACTTGCCGGATCATTTCCACGGGATTGATGGTGGCCGGGGCTAGCGCCCCAAAATCCAGCGGCCCGGCCGTGGTCCGGGTCTCCTGCAGATTTCCCGGCCCGCTGACGGCCCCCGGAAAGACCGGCGTCCCCCCCGGCATACCGGGACTCGGTCCCCCCGCTGGAAAATTTCCCCCGCCAGGCGCGCCGCCGGGGCCTACTTGGCCGCCACCCGCCTGCCCACCGCCGGCTTGCATCGCTCCGTGGATCATTCCCGGCAGCATCATCCCAAAGCCCGCTCCCAGGCCCATGCCCATCGGCCCGTTGGCCCCGCCCCCTTGTTCGGCCATTTTACTCATGCTGTTGGCCGCCTGGTATTTCATGTAGGCGTTGAGGTCCCCGACCACGCCCATGCTGCTGCGGGTGTCGATGGCTTTTTGAACTTCGTCGGGGGGGGTGATGGCGTTAATGAACAGATCGACTAGTTCTAGGCCGAATTTGCTGAATTCCTCGGCCACTTTGGCCCGCGCGCCGGCGGCGATTTCGTCATAGCGGGCGGCCATGTCCAATAGATTCAGATTCAGCGTCCCCATCATGTCGGTCAGCCGCGACACGATAATATCTTTTTGATAGCTGGTGACTTCCTCGGTCGTGTACTTACCCTGGGTGCCGACCAGCGTATTGAGCAACAGGGCGGAATCGACCACGCGGAACGAATACTTGCCAAACGAACGTAGCCGGACCACGCCAAAGTCCCGGTCGCGAAAGATGATCGGCTGCCGCGTCCCCCATTTTTGGTCAATGAACGTCTGCTTGCCCACGTAATACACGCAGGCCTGAAAGGGGGATTTTTCCCACGGGATTGTCAGGATACGGGTGATCACGGGAATATTGGCCGTAGTCAGCGTGTAGCGGCCGGGGCCAAAGGTGTCCATGGCCTTGCCATCGCGAAAGAAGACCGCCTCCTGCGTGGCCGCCACAATAAGCTGCGCGCCGTATTTGATGTCTGCGGTCCCTTCCGGCGGGATGCGCTGCACGACGCTGGTGTTGGCTTCATCATGAAACTGAATGACTTCTAAACGCAAACCCATGAGTGAACTCCGCGATTAATTTTGGTTATCGTAATTTTACAAAAGTTAACGAAGGGAACGAAGTTGGGATTCGGTCGTCTTCGTTTCCACATGTTTCCAATGCATTTTTAACAGGAGGTAGCGGAGGAAGCAGAGTTGTGATTCCGGCTTTACCTGTCTTCCTCCGTTCCCTCCGTTTCCGCCTGTTCAAAAAAATATCTGTTGGCTGCAAAACTTTACAAAAGTTAACGAAGGGAACAAAGCTGGGACTCCGCCATGAACAATCTGCTTAATGCCCCTGCTTGAGCAACTGGTCGCGCAATTGCCATTTTTGCTCCAGCATATCAAGTTCCGCCAGCAGACGCATCGCCGCGGCGGTAAAATCGGCCGCGCCACCGCTCAGCTTTTTGACGTTGGCCGAAAGGAGTTCCACCTCGTCCAGCAGATTCAAGTCCGCCTCGTAAATTTTGTCCAACTCTTTTTCAGAGATCTGCACATAGTCAAAAAAACCGCTGTAACCCTGCATCGCCCCGCGAATTTGGCCGATCAGCTTATCAATCCGGCCCCGCACGCGGTCGTACTGCGGCAGTGTGTCAATTTGACCGGCGTCCACCAACCCGCGGGTCACATCGTCAATCCCGCGTTTGCTGTTTTGCAGCAGGGTCACGAGTTGCTCGCGGGCCAGGGCGTCGCTTTCGCGACGGTATTCTTTTTCCAGGTATCCCTTGAAACCGGGAATCACCCGCAAAAACGATTCGATGTAACCACGATTTTGACTATGGTCGCGCGGTTCGGGCATGTCAGGCTACTCCCCAGGGCAAAGTTTAACGCACCCCGCCTGGCGGGGCGTCAGTCGGTAATTTAGCAGAAAGTCGGCCAAGTCCGCAAAAAGATTTTCCTCCCCCGCCGTACCTTCCGCAACTATTTCGTGCGCGGGGAGAAATTCTTGGTGAAATTAGCTGGGCAAGAATTGGATGCGGCGCTGACGCGTCCGTGGGGTATCCCTTGTTAAAGCAGCAGGCTGGAAAATTACGGAATTCGAGCAAATTCCGCTACATCCGTGGGGCAATTCCCTGGCTAACGCGGCGGGCTAAATACCCTTACTCAAAAAACTCCGCGTGTTCCCAGGTCTGGCCGCGACGATCTTTCTCGGCCACGATGGGTTCGCTCACAGGCCAGGGGATCCCCACGGTAGCATCATTCCACAAGAGTGTCCGCTCATGTTCGGGACTGTACAAATCCGTGCATTTATAAACGACTTCCGCTTCCAGCGAAGACGTACAAAAACCGTGGGCGAATCCCGCCGGCAAATACATCATGCGGCGGTTTTCGGCGCTTAAGAGAGTGCCAAACCATTTGCCAAAGGTTGCGGAAGAGCGCCGCAAATCGACAGCCACGTCAAACACCTCTCCCCGGATGGCCCGGATCAGTTTTCCCTGGGGGCGGGAAACTTGATAATGCAGGCCCCGTAGGACATGCTGGACGGAGATGGAATGGTTATCCTGGACAAACTGAGCGCCGATCCCCGCCTGGCTAAATTTTTCAGTGTGGTACGTTTCCCAAAATTCGCCCCGATTATCTCGAAAGACGCGCGGTTCAACCAAAACAATGCCCGTCTGTCCCAAGCGCGCAAAACTGGCCCCACCCACCACATCGATCGTGGCGGCCAAATCCGCGACATTATTCCACAGGCCGATCTGATCGACGGGCACCAAAAACTCCTCGGTTAAATCCCCCGCTATCCGCAAAGGGGGTGATAAAGCCTCGTGCGGCGTCCCCCCCGGGACCATTCCAGCCCTTTCACGGAAGGTGGCTGATGCAAAAGATTTGGTCCGCGCAAAGATTTCTTGCCAAGCTAAGCTTGCCACTGCCAGTTGCATGGGGGTTGCCATCAATGAGGTCGCGACGGCCTAACGCCAGGGGAACGCACGGCCCGACGTTAGGAGGACTTTTGCTAGCATCCCGAGGGCCTACTTGGTCTGCAAGAGCTGCAAAAGGTACTGCCCGTACTCATTTTTCATCGACCGGCCCAGCCGTTCCAATTGCTCATCAGTGATAAATTTTTGGTGCCAGGCGACCTCTTCCAGGCAAGCAATCTTCAACCCTTGCCGCGACTCTATCGTTTGCACAAAGTTTGACGCCTGGATCAGCGATTCGTGCGTGCCGGTGTCCAACCAAGCGAACCCCCGCGAAAACTGCACCACCGCGCACTGCCCGCGGGCAATGTACTCTCGATTGACATCGGTGATTTCCAATTCTCCCCGGGGGGACGGGCGCATGTTGGCAGCGATGTCCAACACCTGATTGTCATAAAAGTACAGGCCCGTCACGGCCAAGTTGGACCGGGGCTGGGTGGGCTTTTCCATCAGGGAGGCCACCCGTCCATCCGGGGCCAACTCGACCACGCCGTACCGCTCGGGATCTTTGACCGGATAGGCAAAGATGGTCGCGCCCGCTTCCCGCGCGGCGGCTTGCTTGAGCAGTGGTTGAAAACCCTGACCATAAAATATGTTGTCTCCCAGAACCATCGCCACATGGTCCCGCCCCACGAATTCCCGTCCAATGATAAACGCCTGGGCCAGGCCCTCTGGCTTGGGTTGGACGGCGTATTGAATTTCTATACCCAAGGAGTGACCATCCCCCAATAACCGCTGAAACCCGCCGATATCCTCGGGCGTGCTAATCACCAAGATTTGTCGAATCCCCGCCAGCAGCAGCGTTGACAGCGGATAATAGATCATCGGCTTGTCATACACGGGGAGTAACTGTTTGCTAACCGCGCGGGTGACGGGATGCAGCCGAGTTCCCGCCCCGCCCGCCAGGACAATCCCTTTTTGAAAATAGTGCATCGGCAACCCCGTAGAATATGTGTGTTCAAATGAAGTTTTGAACTGTTAATTTAGACGATTTAGCAAAGAGGGGGCAACAGGAGATTAGAATTGCCACCAGTTTGGCCTTTTTCGAACAGGAGGGAGCGGAGAAATACAGAAAATGCCGGATTCACAAACTTTTCTTCCTCTACTACCTCCTGTAAAAAATGCATTTAAAACAAGAAGAAACGAAGAAAACGAAGGGGAAGAAAAGTTCGAATACTTCCCTTCGTTACCTTTTATAAAAACTTTGGAGCCAACAGACTTTTGTTTTGAACAGGAGGGAGCAGAGAGATCGGAGAAATACAGAAAATGCCGGAATCACAAACTCTGCTTCCTCTGCTACCTCCTGTAAAAAATGCATTTAAAACAAGTAGAAACGAAGAACAGCTAAATACTTCCTTCGTTAACTTTTGTAAATCGCTGAAAGGAGCGATTTTGCCTCAGATCGTCTTAACCCGCCGAGCGCAGCTTTTCCTCGACCCGGCGGATGGCTTCCTCAATATTCCAGGTTTGTTGGCCAAAGGAAATGGCCTCTTGTTGATTGACCCAACCACCCACCGCTTTTTGTGCCGAGATAACCGTGCTATGGCTGCGACGACCAAAATAACTGCCAATTTCCGTCAGGGCCACGCGTGTGTGTTTGCGCGCTAGCCACATCGCCAGCATGCGGGTCGTATTGAGTGACTTTACCCGCCGTTCCGTCTGCAAACTCTCGGCCGGTAGGCCCAATACTTCGCATACCGCCCGTTCGATGTCTTGCAGTTTGACACCCCGCGTCTGGCGATGCAGCAATTCCGCCAAGGAATCATCCGCCTGGGCGACCGTAATCGGCTGGCCCGTCATGCGGCTAACCGCCCGCAGGCGATGCACGGCCCCGGCCAATTCCCGCGCGTGGGAGCTAAACTGCGTGGCAACAAAGTCGATCACCTCGGCATCGAGTTCCACGCCCAATTTTAGGGAAAATTGCCGTAAAATGCCTATGCGAGTGGCATGGTCGGGGGGATCCAGCCGGGCGACCAATCCCCCGCTCAGACGCGTCCCCAGTTCGCGGCCTAGTTCTTGCATTTCTTGAATGGGGCGATCGGCGGTGAGGACAATTTGTCGCTGATCGACCAAAAGAGCGTCCACGGTGTGCAACAGTTCTGTCAGAGTGGCTCGTTTACCAAATAAAAATTGCACATCGTCCAGCAGGAGCAAATCGACACCGCGGATTTTACGGCGAAACATAGGGAGCCCGCCCCCATGCAATGCCTCTAAAAATTGCGTGGTGAATTGCTCGGCGGTCAGGTAGACGGCGTTGCGGGGGCGGGGAGCCTCGCGATTGGAAGTTAAAATGGCTTCGAGCAGATGGGTTTTGCCCGTCCCGGTCCCCCCATAAATAAGGAGGGGGTTGGTTTCTCCGGGAGAATCCAACACCTGCAGCGCGGCGGCATGCGCCAGTCGATTACCCGATCCCGATACAAATTGATCCATGCGCGCGTATTGCCTGGGACGTCCCGTGGTGGCGGGGGGGGTTGTGGTGGTTAATCGTCCCTGAACTGACGTTCGTCCCTGGTTCGCCGGTGTTTGTCCTGGCCGTGGATCACGCGTCGGCGCTGCCCCCCCCTCTGGTGGGGATGCCAGCCGCGTCCGAGGGGCATCTACGACCCCGGGCAACTCGCTTGTATGATCAACAATCCGCCCATCTGTTCCCGCGCACCCAGTGCTTGCCAAACAGTCCGCCTGGGCTACGTCACCCGCTCTAGCAAATTGGACAATCGGAGCTAATTCTGCATTTTGGGAATGATAGGTTCCGTTGCTGGTGCTGGTGATATTTTGCGTATGGGTTGGGCTAATGTCTCCCTTTTGTAAACTTGGTTCGATTCGAAATTCCAACGTGACCTGGCGGCGCAGAACCTGCGCGCAAACCGCTTCTAAATCACGGCGAAACTGGTTACGCAGCCAATCTTGATAAAACCGGTTGGGGGCTTCCACCAGGACGCTGGCAGCGCGCACCGTCAACCGTGTCTGCGGCCCAAACCACAATTCAAATCTTTCTCGACCGACCCGTTCAGCCAATGCGGCTAGCACGGCTGATACGATTTCCATATCGTCCATGATCACATCCTGCCTAGGAATAAAATTCGCGCAATAAGACAACGCAACCTTGTGTTGCCACAAGGTTGTTGAACAAATTGCGTTATTCCGCCAGCCAGCGGGCTGGCGAGTTTGTTGCTTTCCGGAGACGATCTTGGTCAACGGAACGCGTGCTTGATTGTGTCACCCGACGATCCGATTGTAAGCTAGCTAGCATGTCTGTCAAACCTCTGCTCCCTCTCCCGATTTTGAGTTCTCCAACAATCCACAAACATCCGCCACATTTTCCCGAAAGGATGTTTCCCGAATGGAAAAAATTGCCAGGAAGTTTTTTTCCCCAGGAAAGGACAGAACGTGGAAAAGTTGTTTGGTTCATGTAAAGAACTGAAGTCTCGAACTTGCAAAAAATGCGCAAACCTTTGTATAAAATGGACTTGTGTCAATTCACTAAATATCGCTTCCATTTGAATTGTGTTAAGGCCACCATTTTTTCGTCATGTTTCCTTGGTGTACTTGTTTCATCCGGTGGCGCGTTGCACCCCCGTGGCGACCCTTTCACACCTATTCTGCTGGCAAACCACAACCCCACAAATCCAAACGCAAGGCTTCCACAAACCCCAGTTCCTGATAAACACCTAAGGCCGGGGTGTTGGCCACGTCTACCGTCGCCACAAGAGCTTTTGCCCGAAGGCATTTGCCTCGCCAAATAGCCCAAGCTACCAGTTTCTTTCCGTACCGCTGGCCCCGCGCTTCGGGAATTACTCCCCAATACAAAAGCTCCAGCAGCCCCCCCGCCGGAAGTGCGTCTTTGCAATGGGTTGCGTTTTCTCCTTCTGGATGCACCGCTAAAAGCACACACCCAATTAACGATAAAGCTTGGCCCGGCTGGTCGCCTGGTCCCATAGCTGGGCCCATAGTTCGACTAGTCCCCCGCGCCCACCACCATTCCGCGGTGCCGCTGTGCCCCACGGCGGCATAGCCGGACAATGCTTGACCAGGGTTGCGCCATTGATCAAGACGGGGGCAGTCCTGGCTTTGCTCATAGGTCCGCAGGAGCAGCAATTCCAATGCCTCCCGATCGCCAGCCGGAGCATAAGGGGTGAATTCAGTCGGATCAATTTCAGGTAACACATCCTCCCCTGATAACTCGCGAATTTGATAGGACAACGCGGTAAAGTGGCTCAAACGGTTGGCAAATATCGCTTGGTAGGTACCCCGCTGGGCTGGCCCCGTCAAACATTGACACCACGTTGCACCCGCCGCTGCCGCTCCAGCCAGCGCCTGGGCCAGTAAATCCCGAATTTTTTTCAAGGAAAGGTTGGGATCCGCCAGGGGCGGGCGTAGCTGACAAATTTGGCCTGGTAAATTTTCCGCCCAGCAGAGCGCGCTTAGCGTGCCATTTTCCCATAAACCCCATAAACCTGCTAATAATTGGGGACGAGCGGTCGCGTTTTGAATCGCGTTTAACCAACCGCTCAGTTCAAATTCGCTCGCGGCAACGCTGGAAATCCAGCCAGCCACAAGCGGTAATTCCAGAACCGTTACCGGACGGAGGGGGGACGAAGTCACAGGGGGGATCAAGAAAAATCGCGAGGCGTTATATTACCGAGATGCAGCGCAGTTTAGCGGGCATTGAGATTAAATTCCACTTGATAGCGTAAATGCGGGCTGCTGGCCCGAATAACGGGGGCGGGGGTGATTTTTAATTCACTGAGCGCCCGGCCGTTCCAGCGGATTTGATAAAGGTGCACGCCAGGTTCGGTGGAGGTCACGGCTTCCAGGCCAAACCGTTGGGACAGGTACGTGACCAGCTTAGTGGGATCGCCCGTGGTCCCGCGAAACGCCACTCGCTGGCACAGATGTTCCTGGTCAAAATAGTAAGTCAACGCGCCAGCCAAGTCTTCCTCTCCCGCGCCCGTGACCAAAGGGACGCGATAACCGCGCATGCTGTCATGGGCGACCGACGTATTCACCCGGTTCCAGCGCTGCATAATCCAGGGCTCGGTCACTTCAAAGCGCAGCGCTTCATCCCAACCGACCAGGCAAATATCCGCCGGCTTGACCGCGGGCTCGATATCGGCCAACTCCTCCGCCGTTGACTTGGCCGTGGCGGGTTCTTCGGCTTTTTTGCTAGAATAACTGCTGCCGTATTGATTGCCTCCCCCCCCATCGCCGTCACTATGGGAGGAACTTCCCCAAGAATTGCTTTTGCCCGTGGTATTGTTATTTGTTGATCCGCCATAATTCGTACTTTTATTTGTCGAAGAAGAATACGAATTGCTGGATGAGCCTGTGTAATTTCCATTGCTGGAATTATAGTTATTTCCGCCGTAGCCATTACTAGCGGAGCTAGTTCCCGTACTGGAATTGGCATCGCTGTTATTGCCACTGGTACCAAAGCTGTTCCAACCGCTCGAAGTGCCCCCCGAGTTATTATTGGTTCCGCTACTATAAGAATTGGTCCCGCTGCTTTGCCCCGTGTAGGAGTTACCGGAATTGGAACTTCCTCCGTAGCTGTTGCCGGAATAAGTATTGCCAGAATTGCTTGACGATCCATAGGAATTGGCACCGCTGGTGGAACTTCCGCTACCCGTACCGCCGCGGGAATTGACGGACGAAGATCCAGCGGTCTTGCCCGACGCACTGGAGGCATCATTCCCCGTGGCAAAGGGAGAATTAAAAACCGGGCTATCGATGCCGCCGTAACTATTATCGCTGCCATAGCCCGCAAATTGCGTGGAAACCGGGCCGACGGCTCCCTGGGGTGATGTTTGTCCCCAACCTACGATCAAGGACGGGTTGGGGGGTTGGGCGCTTGCCGGAGGGGTCACGGCAACCGGATTTGCGGCAACGGGGGACGCGGCGCCTCCTTCTAGCACCCAGCGGGTGATGGTTTTCCACTCGCTGGCAGAGTAGGGGACCCCAACCGCGGCGGTCAATAATCCCAGATAGAACAAATGCTGCTTCAACATGATCCACCACTCCCACCCGTGCGTTGGCGTCGGTGGCCCGCTTCCACTGCGGGAAACCCGAACGAATACCGCCGACGCTGCGTGAAACTGGATAACTGGAAAAAATCTTTCCCCAGGTTCCATCCACGGGGGGAGCGCGTCCGGGGGTGGATCATCGGCCTATCAAGCTGGCCGCGGGCAATGCCCATCGTCCGCTCCACCTGCCAGAACCGTCGCCGCTCTCCCGTTCTTTTCGACTTTATTGTTGGCGGGATTGATAAATCTTTATCCCCAGGTCACAACCGGCCCTTGTCATTGGAATCCATTTTGGGGGAAGAGCATAAATGGCGATTGCGCAAGCTTTATCGCGCCAAGAAAAGCACAGGCGGGTTATTTCCGTTGTTCCCGTTCGGCCGTACGCAGCACATCCTCCACCAAAATCCGCGGAGCGCCGATGTCTAACACGTGCACCACCCCCAGGTATGCATGGGCGGCATCCGCCGCAAAGCCCAGTTTTTCGGCCACAAAGGTGCAGGTATGCGTGGCCCGCACGGTCGGAATGGCGGGATGACCGGTGTCGCAGTCCAGTCCGCTAGGCAGGTCGACGGCCACCACCGGGCGTGCGGCCCGATTGAGGTATTCGATCGCCTTGTCATAAGGAGCACGCAAATTTCCTTGAAAACCCGTTCCCAGCAGGGCATCCACAATCCAACCAGCCCGACGCAGTTTTTCCCCCATGAGGTGCCGCCACGGGGGGGCCGGATCGGAACTCGCGGGACAGATCACCATCGGAATCTGGGCGGCAACGGCAACCTGGTAATTCACCAGCGCGTCACCGGATAATTCCGCCGGATCGGCAAACAGCAGCACTTCCACGCTGATACGCCGCAAATCCAGATGCCGGGCAATAACCAGCCCATCGCCCCCGTTATTCCCCTTGCCACAACAGACCACGATCGGCCCATCGATGCCAAACTGGCAAATTTTATCGACCACGCCGCGGCCAGCGTTTTCCATCAGGACCAATCCGGGCAGGCCATATTCCGCCATTGCCCGCGCATCCAAGGCGCGGCTATTTTCCCGACTGAGGCGGACCTTCATGGATTACTACTCCGTCCAATAGTCCAGTACCAACACTTTTTCGCGGCGGTCCTTCACCACCCGCACATAAGCCTGGTGGGCCGGATGTTCGAGATATTGATCGCGACCCGCTTCATCGGCAAAACTGACGACAAAGACATGGGTAAAGCCGTCGGATTTGCCTTCTTGGCTGACGTTGGTCCCCATTTCAAACTGGCGAATCGTATCGATTTTGGAGGGGAGGGCGGCAAAGGTGTCCACCACTTCTTGAACTTGGGTGGCGGAAACCTCGGGCTTGAATTTGTACATGACGATATGCCGAAGCAGTTTTTGCTTTTCAGCGGGAGCGGCCAGCGCCGCCGTAATAGCAACAACCCCCGTGGCCGCCAAAATAAACGTCAACCCGCCAAGAATTTTTAACATCGTGAAACTCCCTGGATGCGTGTTACAGAAGGAATGCCACAAATTGCCCAACTTATCATTTATCATGGCTGATTGTGAGTAGCTTGTAAATTCTGTTTGTGAACAGGAGAAATCAGAGGAAGCGGAGGATTACGGGGAAAATTGTTCTAAATCACTTTCCTCTCCTTCCGCTAGATCCTGTTCAAAATTGTCTTTGGCAGGTTTTTAAGAGAAACCGCTTGCAATTCCGGCAAATTTTGGGAAATTAAGAATTCCGCTTAACAAAGTTTTTTGTTCGGGGCAGGTTCACCATATTTTATTCTGAAGTGAGGAGCGATCATGGCGATGGAAAATGAAGCGGGAGCACCCGAAGCGGGCGCGGCCCAGCGGCAGCAGATTCAAGTCAATGATTCCAAGGTAGTGGCCAGTTATGCCAATTTTTGCCGCGTGACGGGAACTCCCGAGGAACTCATCGTCGATTTCGCGCTCAATCCCCAGCCGATGGGCATCCCGGCCGAGCCGATCAATATTTCCAACCGGATCGTGCTCAACTTTTTTACCGCCAAGCGTTTGCTAGTGGCCCTGAGCATGTCGGTCCAGCGGCACGAACAGGCCTTTGGCGTATTAGAGACCGACGTGCAAAAACGCGTGGTTCCGACCGCCTATCGCCAACCAGGGCAGCAGTCCTAAGCATGCGCAGACGTCTTTAAGAAATTAGCAAACCCGCGTGGGCCTGTTCCGCGCGGGTTTTTTATTTCCTACGATTCCAAAGCCGTTCTGCTCTCCACCAGTTCCACGCGGGTCGATACCGCGTGCAGCGCGATCAGATGGAGCATCTCCGACACGGTCGTGCAACAATCCGCCAGAATTTTACCTGGTAGTTCTCCGCCGTGGGCGAAATCGCCGTATGTGTGACGCAATTTTGCGTCATCATCCCGCAGACCAAAAGTTCCGTCACGCCCAACTCTAACAGCGTTGATTGCAACTTTGTTTGATAAAAACTGTCAGCGTATTCCTTGATAATGACTGGCGCGTCCGGAGCAGCGGCCAAAATTTGGGGATGAATTTCGGCACCGACTGTCCCCCGCTCAAAAAACGGCGCCGGGCCCGCCGCCGGATTGGCAAGGTGCTGAATATGCAC encodes the following:
- a CDS encoding DUF3467 domain-containing protein, which translates into the protein MAMENEAGAPEAGAAQRQQIQVNDSKVVASYANFCRVTGTPEELIVDFALNPQPMGIPAEPINISNRIVLNFFTAKRLLVALSMSVQRHEQAFGVLETDVQKRVVPTAYRQPGQQS
- a CDS encoding isochorismatase family protein; this encodes MRGILLIDLQNDYYPGGKFPLWNTGPVTERILVAMALARESGIPLVHIQHLANPAAGPAPFFERGTVGAEIHPQILAAAPDAPVIIKEYADSFYQTKLQSTLLELGVTELLVCGMMTQNCVTHTAISPTAENYQVKFWRIVARPCRRCSI